The Prevotella melaninogenica genome has a segment encoding these proteins:
- a CDS encoding YitT family protein: MVRKRKNKFRDVREFLMIALAMIIGSFGWCAFLLPHHITIGGIAGIASVIQWGLDIPVQYTYLTINGILLFVALKILGWKFCVRTIFAVLVFAFSTSVLREVFAGHPLFSDEPFLACVVGGVLLGVGVSIALQYNASSGGSDVIAAMIHKYRDVSLGRVILACDLCIISSSYLVLENWEKVIYGYIVLFVMTYVVDYLINGMRGSVQFFVISEHWGEIGSAINNDVDRGCTVIEARGFYTGKKVGMLFVIARRSEAHSIYQVIDEIDPNAFVSQGAVNGVYGMGFDRMKVAHKKKAADEKVREKV, encoded by the coding sequence ATGGTAAGAAAAAGAAAAAACAAGTTTAGAGATGTACGCGAATTTCTGATGATAGCATTGGCAATGATCATCGGCAGCTTTGGCTGGTGTGCATTCTTATTGCCACATCATATCACGATTGGTGGTATTGCGGGTATCGCATCGGTTATTCAGTGGGGTCTTGATATCCCAGTGCAGTATACCTACCTTACTATCAACGGCATACTACTCTTTGTCGCGTTAAAGATATTGGGTTGGAAGTTCTGTGTCAGGACGATTTTTGCCGTATTAGTGTTCGCCTTTTCGACATCGGTGTTGCGTGAGGTCTTTGCTGGACATCCGTTGTTTTCAGACGAACCTTTCCTCGCCTGCGTTGTAGGTGGTGTGTTGTTAGGTGTCGGAGTCAGCATTGCCTTGCAGTATAATGCCAGTTCGGGTGGTTCGGATGTCATTGCGGCAATGATTCACAAGTATCGTGATGTGTCACTCGGACGTGTCATCCTTGCTTGCGACCTTTGTATCATTAGTTCCAGTTACTTAGTCTTGGAGAATTGGGAAAAGGTTATCTATGGTTACATAGTCCTCTTCGTAATGACCTATGTGGTGGACTACCTTATTAATGGTATGCGTGGTTCCGTGCAGTTCTTTGTTATCTCTGAACACTGGGGAGAGATTGGTTCTGCCATTAACAACGATGTCGATCGTGGCTGTACGGTTATCGAGGCACGTGGATTCTACACTGGTAAGAAGGTGGGAATGCTCTTTGTCATCGCACGACGGTCTGAAGCCCACTCTATCTATCAAGTGATTGACGAGATAGACCCTAACGCCTTTGTTTCACAAGGTGCTGTCAACGGTGTCTATGGCATGGGATTTGATAGAATGAAGGTGGCACACAAGAAGAAAGCGGCCGACGAGAAAGTTAGAGAAAAAGTATAA
- the mnmA gene encoding tRNA 2-thiouridine(34) synthase MnmA, which yields MDIQELEGKRIAVLLSGGVDSSVVVYEFARLGLHPDCFYIKIGPEEKEDWDCNSEEDLEMATLVARRFGCKLEVIDCHKEYWDQVTRYTMEKVKAGFTPNPDVMCNRLIKFGAFDEKMGHNYDLIATGHYAQTEWIDGRKWLTTSPDPVKDQTDFLAQIYDWQLKKAIFPIGHYEKNEVREIAERENLINAHRKDSQGICFLGNIDYNEYVRRYLGEEIGDVIELETGKKIGEHKGLWFHTIGQRKGLGLGGGPWFVIKKDVTKNILYVSHGYDPATAYKKDFPLHDFHFLTEGITTLPEKITFKIRHTPEYHPATVEQLSDGRCIIHSTENIHGVAPGQFCVVYDEQHHRCFGSGEITL from the coding sequence ATGGATATTCAGGAACTCGAAGGTAAGCGTATTGCCGTTCTCCTCTCTGGCGGTGTTGACAGCTCGGTTGTGGTCTATGAGTTTGCACGATTAGGGCTGCATCCCGACTGTTTCTATATCAAGATAGGACCGGAAGAGAAGGAAGACTGGGACTGTAACTCTGAAGAAGACCTTGAGATGGCTACACTTGTGGCACGCCGCTTTGGCTGTAAGTTGGAAGTCATCGACTGTCATAAGGAGTATTGGGACCAGGTGACACGCTATACCATGGAGAAGGTGAAGGCTGGTTTTACGCCTAATCCAGATGTGATGTGCAACCGACTGATAAAGTTCGGGGCTTTTGATGAGAAGATGGGACATAACTATGACCTCATCGCAACGGGTCATTATGCACAGACAGAATGGATTGACGGACGTAAATGGCTCACTACAAGTCCTGATCCAGTCAAAGACCAAACCGACTTTTTAGCACAGATTTACGACTGGCAACTGAAGAAAGCAATCTTCCCTATTGGTCACTACGAGAAGAATGAGGTGCGAGAGATTGCCGAGCGAGAGAATCTTATCAATGCGCACCGAAAGGATTCGCAGGGAATCTGCTTCCTTGGAAATATCGACTATAATGAGTATGTACGCCGCTATTTAGGCGAAGAAATAGGCGACGTCATCGAACTTGAAACGGGAAAGAAGATTGGCGAACACAAAGGACTATGGTTCCATACCATCGGGCAACGGAAGGGACTCGGTCTTGGCGGTGGTCCTTGGTTCGTTATTAAAAAAGATGTAACTAAAAATATCCTGTATGTAAGTCATGGCTATGACCCTGCTACAGCCTACAAAAAAGATTTCCCGCTCCATGACTTCCACTTCCTAACAGAAGGTATCACAACTTTACCTGAGAAGATTACCTTCAAGATTCGCCACACACCTGAGTACCATCCAGCAACTGTTGAACAGTTGTCGGACGGTAGGTGTATTATTCACTCTACCGAAAATATCCATGGCGTTGCCCCTGGACAATTCTGTGTTGTCTATGATGAACAGCACCATCGCTGCTTTGGTTCTGGAGAAATAACGTTATAA
- a CDS encoding S8 family serine peptidase codes for MRKILLTVFCLCSVGLAYGQSKIDLQSQLELFKLRNTSIPTYNSRTRSFERPKSVPENTMAMVELKDQNGRADLEAQGVRVLRVRGNIAIVVAPIKDIERIADLKCVRRMELPRRVYQKMDVVRKEIGVDKIHQGIDLPQAYTGKGVVTGIVDGGIDPNHINFLKPDGSTRFGYISKITASQSNKDGYQFDNYYPRAVLDTMTNRDNAYAIEDFTTDSYTTFHGTHTTGIMAGGYKGDITYAKTNDNDRSYKVVGPNPFYGCATESELVASCGDLRDQYIAFGVDDVVQYSLLSGKKPKPCVINLSLGSNIGVHDSTSVMNRFLAEEGKHAIICVAAGNEANMGIALKKNFTAADETVKTFLTPMQPDTLRSGNKTYFNLRNGQIAAYSNDSTEFELQIVVTNANRRNRAVARIPILKNTNGQPVTYASGGNDYSMSGAVIDPNFAKAFDGYVTAASAIDAETGRYYAMAQIMTSDNQKENQDGHYKLALEIKSKKPGQRVEVYSDAQFIYFDSNKQEGFVSGTRNGSISDMACAANIVTVGSYNVRNHWSSLDGFVYGYNKRGDEDDFPEGEASRFSSFGTLADGRNLPHVCAPGASIISSVNTYAVENTDLGYTDMALQGRLEKGGKKYYWHQSLGTSMATPVVAGAIALWLEANPSLTVKDVVRIIQQTARKDKYVTGTGDPVQWGAGKFDAYAGLKQVLIEKETNGINGVRYAESQVVPVITMTGERSFSAFLAGAKQLNLRAYSLSGQLVHSLSAQGDELNVNASSWNKGVYFIQVNGGKAQRIVIY; via the coding sequence ATGAGAAAAATTCTACTCACTGTATTTTGTTTATGTTCGGTAGGATTAGCTTACGGTCAGTCGAAGATTGACCTACAAAGTCAGTTGGAACTGTTCAAACTCCGTAACACTTCCATTCCTACCTACAACAGTCGTACACGTTCGTTTGAACGTCCAAAAAGTGTACCAGAGAACACGATGGCAATGGTCGAACTGAAGGATCAGAACGGTCGTGCAGACTTAGAGGCACAAGGAGTAAGGGTGCTGCGTGTACGTGGTAATATAGCCATTGTCGTGGCTCCAATAAAAGACATTGAGCGTATTGCAGACTTGAAGTGCGTTCGTCGTATGGAACTCCCACGTCGTGTCTATCAGAAGATGGATGTCGTTCGTAAGGAGATTGGTGTGGATAAGATTCACCAAGGTATCGACCTCCCACAGGCTTACACTGGTAAAGGCGTTGTAACGGGTATTGTTGACGGTGGTATTGACCCTAACCATATCAACTTCCTCAAGCCAGACGGCAGCACACGTTTCGGTTATATCAGTAAGATTACAGCCAGTCAGTCGAATAAGGATGGTTATCAATTTGATAACTATTACCCTCGTGCCGTGCTTGACACCATGACTAACCGTGATAATGCATACGCTATTGAGGACTTTACGACCGATTCCTACACTACGTTCCATGGTACTCACACTACTGGAATCATGGCAGGTGGATATAAAGGCGATATCACCTATGCTAAGACTAACGATAACGACAGGTCTTATAAAGTGGTTGGTCCTAATCCTTTCTATGGTTGTGCGACAGAGTCAGAGCTTGTTGCTTCGTGCGGTGATTTGCGTGACCAGTATATTGCATTTGGTGTTGATGATGTCGTACAGTATTCACTACTATCAGGAAAGAAGCCAAAGCCATGTGTTATCAACCTTTCATTAGGTAGTAACATTGGTGTACACGACTCTACAAGTGTAATGAATCGTTTCCTTGCAGAGGAAGGAAAACACGCTATTATCTGTGTTGCTGCAGGTAACGAAGCGAACATGGGCATCGCATTAAAGAAGAATTTTACCGCTGCAGATGAGACGGTTAAGACTTTCCTCACGCCAATGCAGCCAGATACTTTGCGTTCTGGGAATAAGACCTACTTTAATCTTCGTAACGGACAGATAGCAGCTTATAGTAATGACTCTACAGAATTCGAGTTACAAATCGTTGTTACTAATGCAAATCGTCGTAACCGTGCTGTAGCCAGAATTCCTATTTTAAAGAATACAAATGGTCAACCTGTGACCTATGCATCAGGTGGTAATGACTATTCAATGTCAGGCGCTGTGATTGACCCAAACTTTGCGAAAGCGTTTGATGGTTACGTCACAGCAGCTTCTGCTATAGATGCTGAAACGGGCCGTTACTATGCTATGGCGCAGATAATGACCAGTGATAACCAGAAAGAAAATCAGGATGGCCACTATAAACTGGCATTGGAAATAAAGAGTAAGAAGCCTGGACAGCGTGTTGAAGTTTATAGCGATGCACAGTTTATCTACTTCGATAGTAACAAGCAGGAGGGTTTCGTAAGCGGAACACGCAATGGTTCTATCAGCGATATGGCATGTGCTGCAAACATCGTTACTGTTGGTAGCTACAATGTACGCAACCACTGGTCATCTCTCGACGGCTTTGTTTATGGTTACAACAAGCGAGGTGACGAAGATGATTTCCCTGAAGGCGAGGCTTCACGCTTCTCTTCTTTCGGTACATTAGCCGATGGTAGAAACCTTCCACACGTATGTGCTCCGGGTGCATCTATCATCTCTTCTGTTAATACATACGCTGTAGAGAATACTGACTTAGGCTATACTGACATGGCATTGCAGGGTAGGTTGGAGAAAGGTGGTAAGAAATACTACTGGCATCAATCTCTCGGTACATCTATGGCTACGCCTGTTGTGGCTGGTGCTATTGCCCTCTGGCTTGAAGCAAACCCAAGTTTGACAGTCAAGGACGTAGTCCGTATCATCCAGCAGACCGCTCGTAAGGATAAGTATGTTACTGGAACAGGTGACCCAGTACAGTGGGGAGCTGGTAAGTTTGACGCTTACGCTGGCTTGAAGCAGGTACTAATAGAAAAGGAAACCAATGGTATTAATGGCGTGAGATACGCTGAGAGTCAGGTAGTACCTGTCATCACAATGACTGGCGAACGTTCTTTCTCAGCCTTCCTTGCTGGTGCAAAGCAGCTGAATCTACGTGCTTACTCACTTAGCGGACAGTTAGTTCACTCGCTCTCAGCACAAGGTGACGAACTCAACGTTAATGCTTCTTCATGGAACAAGGGCGTTTACTTTATTCAAGTAAATGGTGGTAAGGCACAACGTATCGTTATCTATTAA
- a CDS encoding DUF6383 domain-containing protein, with product MKHKFTFLPSFLLLVMAMLWSSLAAHAQDEVLIRFHTNVPEKAKKSGVAAQVSFVLGSKSDKADVSIDYGSGDTEVEIKKAIVENDNGEQTIKGTLCTSAVTDAGWVTISGDPDDLYFFNASGNEIDQIQFNDNLKLQVLNLEHNNLKSLNIDRLQSLNIIYLQDNPFSATTPLMIGRMPNLMVLEVPQIGHISPNFTLKNFPNLRSFDAYHTISLKTADPTGCPYLQRLSLDMTSVESVDLSKNPELQILNVGDSRVNTLDLSHNPKITQLYISHSSGTVNTDVKFETIDVSHCPELYYFYCGGNNLKELDLRSNPKLFTLSCDRNLLRKLDVSQNPALYSVNVRYNYMDFATLPEPGNWFEYYHEQNPMELNDTYKVGDVIDLSKRVLRANTTTQARLYRVPKADPTKPVELDDSYYSYEAGKVTLKKALDEEVFVQFTNSRLRDYPIRTENFRVKTVAEFGKDVKAVEMSSLGSEGSPVNMSVGILGATAANPVTVKVDLGDGETKPFQIKEERPATANIATTRTGAGNIIIYVPQDKYVTSLESDGQYIDNIDLSALTELRILTLKNAGLTTIDLSYNNKLEKLDLSHNQLNRVDLRGPSSYFNKSKLTDINISYNQVDSLLFHSIYGVTKLNVSHNKLNKLDLKDADNLRMLDISDNKFTRLLLNHSELIEDINVANNELTEVKIPPVAPVKKLNVSGNYFTLANMPNDFGLTRGNFIYAPQHVLQISTSSPGIDLSEQNITKNGATTNFVWKKKDGSSLQLGKDYTITNGSAKFTNLALDSIYCEMTHAAYPDFDGQNVFKTTYVHPIAFPKYELASFTTVNQTDSVVLSLASYVPGKSVYFEWGGNGNVTQYTLGETYKIFQAKSKPNTKVRVLVAEPDDKVKVFSVANVNMTDVDLTGLKEAKLISITHAGLTSVKLPAAPNLTDLNLEANELTDIDLSAFPKLNFISLTGNKIKNFDLSKAPNLGIAYLSSNKMKEIKLDNPKLWNLDLSDNDLESVSLDKLPQLEQLWLNANKLTKVDVSKNTNLRVLNVVGNRLKFSTMPLPSNNGKRFDRYSYNLQAPIDVKCVDGKVDLSSEAVVGGEMTTYHWFIGNVTYKDGELQGEKLEVNDEYTVENGVTTLKLTQAITNLVCVMSNDNFPNALIYTNYIAFTPATGIDAVTADKDVKIQFFDGAISVLGAQNSTVAIYSIDGKLVYQGKVADDSTRISLARGTYIVRVGNKAAKISVK from the coding sequence ATGAAGCACAAATTTACTTTTTTGCCATCATTCCTCCTCTTAGTGATGGCTATGTTGTGGAGTTCGCTTGCTGCCCATGCACAAGACGAAGTTTTGATTCGATTCCACACCAATGTGCCTGAAAAGGCAAAAAAATCTGGTGTGGCAGCACAGGTTTCTTTTGTGTTGGGCTCTAAATCTGACAAGGCTGATGTCTCTATCGACTATGGTTCTGGTGATACCGAAGTTGAGATTAAGAAAGCTATTGTTGAGAATGATAATGGCGAACAGACCATTAAGGGTACTCTCTGTACAAGTGCTGTGACAGATGCAGGCTGGGTAACGATTTCTGGTGACCCAGACGACCTCTATTTCTTCAATGCTTCTGGCAACGAGATTGACCAGATTCAGTTTAATGACAACTTGAAACTCCAGGTCTTGAACTTAGAGCATAACAACTTAAAGTCACTCAACATCGACCGTTTACAGAGTCTGAATATCATCTATTTGCAGGATAATCCTTTCTCTGCTACAACTCCATTGATGATTGGTCGTATGCCTAATCTTATGGTGTTGGAGGTTCCACAGATTGGACATATCTCTCCAAACTTCACACTGAAGAACTTCCCTAATCTCCGTTCGTTTGATGCTTACCACACTATCAGTCTCAAGACGGCAGATCCAACAGGCTGTCCATATCTGCAGCGTTTGAGTCTTGACATGACAAGTGTTGAAAGTGTAGACCTCTCAAAGAACCCAGAATTGCAGATTCTCAACGTGGGTGACTCTCGTGTTAATACACTTGACCTTAGCCATAACCCTAAGATTACACAGCTCTATATCTCTCACTCTTCTGGAACTGTCAATACTGACGTGAAGTTTGAGACCATTGATGTATCTCATTGTCCTGAACTTTACTACTTCTATTGTGGTGGTAATAACTTGAAAGAACTTGATTTAAGAAGCAATCCAAAGCTCTTTACGCTCTCTTGTGATCGTAACCTCTTGAGAAAGCTCGACGTTAGTCAGAACCCTGCACTCTATAGTGTCAACGTACGTTATAACTATATGGACTTTGCTACACTGCCAGAGCCAGGCAACTGGTTTGAGTATTACCACGAGCAAAACCCTATGGAGTTGAACGATACATATAAGGTAGGTGATGTTATCGACCTTAGTAAGCGTGTGCTTCGTGCAAATACAACGACTCAGGCAAGACTCTATCGTGTTCCAAAGGCTGACCCAACAAAGCCAGTAGAGTTAGACGACAGCTATTACTCATACGAGGCTGGTAAGGTGACATTGAAGAAAGCACTTGATGAAGAAGTCTTTGTTCAGTTCACCAATAGCCGACTCAGAGACTATCCTATCCGCACAGAGAACTTCCGTGTGAAGACTGTTGCCGAGTTTGGTAAGGATGTGAAGGCTGTTGAAATGTCAAGTCTTGGTTCAGAAGGTTCTCCTGTTAACATGTCAGTGGGTATCCTTGGTGCTACAGCAGCTAATCCTGTAACAGTAAAGGTTGACTTAGGTGATGGAGAAACAAAGCCATTCCAGATTAAGGAAGAGCGTCCTGCTACAGCAAATATTGCTACTACACGTACTGGCGCAGGTAACATTATTATATATGTTCCACAAGATAAGTACGTAACAAGTCTTGAGTCTGATGGTCAATACATTGATAACATCGACCTCTCTGCACTTACAGAACTTCGCATACTGACGTTGAAGAATGCAGGTCTTACTACTATTGACCTCTCTTACAACAATAAGCTTGAGAAGCTCGACCTCTCTCATAATCAGCTAAATCGTGTAGATCTCCGTGGTCCATCATCTTATTTTAATAAGAGTAAGTTGACTGATATCAACATTAGTTATAACCAAGTTGACTCATTGCTCTTCCATAGTATCTATGGTGTAACCAAACTGAACGTAAGTCATAACAAACTGAATAAGTTGGATCTTAAGGATGCCGACAACTTGCGTATGCTTGATATCTCTGACAATAAGTTCACTCGTCTCCTCCTTAACCACAGCGAACTCATCGAGGATATCAATGTGGCAAACAACGAACTTACCGAGGTGAAGATTCCACCTGTAGCACCAGTTAAGAAGTTGAATGTTAGTGGTAACTACTTCACATTGGCTAATATGCCTAACGACTTCGGTCTGACTCGTGGCAACTTTATCTATGCACCACAGCATGTACTGCAGATTTCAACCTCTTCACCTGGTATTGATCTCTCTGAACAGAATATTACAAAGAATGGTGCCACAACTAACTTTGTATGGAAGAAGAAAGATGGTTCATCATTACAGTTGGGCAAGGACTACACCATTACCAATGGTTCAGCTAAGTTCACCAACCTCGCACTTGATTCTATCTATTGTGAGATGACGCATGCTGCTTATCCTGATTTCGACGGACAGAATGTCTTTAAGACTACTTATGTTCATCCTATCGCCTTCCCTAAATATGAGTTGGCATCATTTACTACTGTCAACCAGACCGATAGCGTAGTATTGTCTCTTGCAAGCTATGTTCCTGGTAAGTCTGTTTACTTCGAGTGGGGCGGCAATGGTAATGTCACACAGTATACACTTGGAGAGACTTACAAGATCTTCCAAGCTAAGTCAAAGCCAAATACAAAGGTACGTGTACTCGTTGCTGAGCCTGATGATAAGGTGAAAGTCTTCAGTGTTGCAAACGTTAATATGACTGATGTAGACCTCACTGGTTTGAAGGAAGCGAAGCTCATTTCTATAACTCATGCCGGACTGACGTCTGTTAAGCTCCCTGCAGCACCAAATCTTACAGATTTGAACCTTGAAGCAAATGAGTTGACTGACATTGATTTATCAGCTTTCCCAAAACTTAATTTCATCTCGTTAACGGGTAATAAGATTAAGAACTTCGACTTGTCAAAGGCACCAAACCTTGGTATTGCTTACCTCTCAAGCAATAAGATGAAGGAAATCAAGCTTGACAACCCTAAGCTTTGGAACCTTGACTTGAGCGATAACGACCTCGAAAGCGTGTCACTCGACAAGCTTCCTCAGTTAGAGCAGTTGTGGTTGAACGCTAATAAGTTGACAAAGGTTGACGTATCAAAGAATACTAACCTTAGAGTTCTCAACGTCGTAGGCAACCGTCTGAAGTTCTCTACAATGCCATTGCCAAGCAACAACGGCAAACGATTTGATAGATACTCTTACAACCTTCAGGCACCAATCGATGTTAAGTGCGTTGATGGTAAGGTTGACCTCAGTTCTGAAGCTGTCGTAGGCGGTGAGATGACAACCTACCACTGGTTCATCGGTAATGTGACCTATAAAGATGGCGAGTTACAAGGTGAGAAGTTAGAGGTCAATGATGAGTATACCGTTGAGAATGGTGTAACTACATTGAAGCTCACTCAGGCTATCACCAACCTTGTTTGTGTGATGTCGAACGATAACTTCCCTAATGCACTTATCTATACAAACTACATTGCGTTCACACCTGCAACAGGCATTGATGCTGTTACAGCTGATAAGGATGTTAAGATTCAGTTCTTCGATGGTGCAATTAGCGTTCTTGGCGCACAGAATAGCACAGTTGCTATCTACTCAATCGATGGTAAACTCGTTTACCAAGGTAAGGTTGCTGACGATAGCACACGCATCTCTCTTGCTCGTGGTACCTACATCGTACGTGTAGGAAACAAGGCAGCAAAGATTAGCGTAAAGTAA
- a CDS encoding putative transporter: MDWLIDIFSAAKQDTVAHIMLLYSIVIALGIYLGKIKIGGISLGVTFVLFVGILAGHIKFTGPIPVLTFVQDFGLILFVFMIGLQVGPGFFESFGKGGLKLNILSTVAILLNVLVMFACYYIFFDTQDKTNLPMMVGTLYGAVTNTPGLGAANEALHSVFKNGMDFDIASGYACAYPLGVVGIISATIAIRYICKVNLQEENEKLNEEEAENPHAKPYTMYLKVQNAYIAGRKLEEISEFLNRDFVCTRLMHEGVLSVPTLDNIFELGDEILVVSAEGDAAAIRAFIGPEIEVDWHEEDQPQQLVSRRIVITNSKINGKTLGDMHFRSVYGVNVTRISRQGMDLFAGRNHRFIVGDRIMVVGPEENVNRVASMMGNSEKRLNAPNIATIFVGIIVGIIFGTLPIAIPHMPVPMKLGLAGGPLVIAILIGRFGYRMGLVTYTTTSANMMLREIGLVLFLASVGIKAGATFWDTVVQGDGLKYVYTGFIITIVPILIVGTIARLKYKFNYFTIMGMLAGTYTDPPALAYANSICAGEAPAVGYSTVYPLSMFLRIFLAQVIVLFFCQI, from the coding sequence ATGGACTGGTTAATTGATATTTTTTCGGCAGCGAAACAGGATACGGTAGCCCATATTATGCTATTGTATTCTATTGTCATTGCCTTGGGTATCTACCTTGGCAAAATTAAAATTGGAGGTATTTCGCTTGGCGTTACCTTTGTGTTGTTTGTGGGCATTCTTGCTGGTCACATTAAATTTACAGGACCTATCCCCGTATTGACCTTTGTACAAGACTTTGGATTGATTCTTTTCGTCTTTATGATTGGTCTGCAAGTCGGACCAGGCTTCTTTGAAAGTTTCGGTAAAGGTGGTCTGAAGTTGAACATTCTTTCGACGGTGGCAATCCTGCTCAACGTCCTTGTGATGTTTGCTTGTTATTACATTTTCTTTGACACGCAGGACAAGACAAATCTTCCTATGATGGTCGGTACGCTCTATGGTGCTGTGACGAACACTCCTGGTCTTGGTGCTGCGAATGAAGCACTCCACAGTGTCTTCAAGAATGGCATGGACTTCGACATCGCTTCTGGTTATGCTTGTGCTTATCCTTTGGGTGTGGTTGGTATAATCAGTGCGACGATTGCTATCCGTTATATCTGCAAGGTAAACCTTCAAGAGGAGAATGAAAAGCTGAATGAGGAAGAAGCTGAGAATCCTCATGCAAAGCCTTACACAATGTATTTGAAGGTACAAAATGCGTATATCGCAGGCCGTAAGCTCGAAGAAATATCAGAATTCCTTAATCGTGACTTCGTTTGTACACGTCTTATGCACGAAGGTGTATTGTCTGTTCCTACCTTAGATAATATTTTTGAGTTAGGTGATGAGATTCTCGTTGTCAGTGCAGAGGGTGACGCAGCTGCTATCCGTGCTTTCATCGGTCCAGAGATTGAAGTAGACTGGCACGAGGAAGACCAGCCACAACAGTTGGTTAGCCGTCGTATTGTTATCACCAATAGCAAGATTAACGGAAAGACTTTGGGCGATATGCATTTCCGTTCAGTATATGGCGTGAACGTAACACGTATCAGCCGACAGGGTATGGACCTCTTTGCTGGTCGCAATCACCGTTTTATCGTGGGTGACCGTATCATGGTTGTTGGTCCAGAAGAGAACGTAAACCGCGTTGCTTCTATGATGGGTAACTCTGAAAAGCGCCTTAACGCACCAAATATTGCAACCATCTTCGTTGGTATCATCGTCGGTATCATCTTCGGTACGTTGCCAATTGCGATTCCTCACATGCCTGTACCAATGAAACTCGGTCTTGCAGGTGGTCCGTTGGTTATCGCTATTCTTATTGGTCGTTTTGGTTATCGAATGGGACTTGTGACCTATACTACAACGTCAGCGAATATGATGCTCCGTGAAATTGGTTTGGTACTCTTCTTGGCTTCTGTAGGTATCAAGGCAGGAGCAACCTTCTGGGACACCGTAGTACAGGGTGACGGATTGAAGTATGTGTACACAGGTTTTATCATTACGATTGTTCCAATCCTTATTGTCGGCACTATTGCTCGTTTGAAGTATAAGTTCAATTACTTCACAATTATGGGTATGCTTGCCGGAACCTATACCGACCCACCAGCCTTGGCTTATGCTAACTCTATCTGTGCAGGTGAGGCTCCAGCTGTAGGTTACTCAACAGTTTATCCGCTCAGTATGTTCCTTCGAATCTTCTTAGCGCAGGTAATTGTACTCTTCTTCTGCCAGATTTAG